The Triticum aestivum cultivar Chinese Spring chromosome 5A, IWGSC CS RefSeq v2.1, whole genome shotgun sequence genomic sequence ATTCCTTAGCATGAACGCGTCGCGTCCTCTCAACCGAAAGGGCGCCCCACAACGCAAAGGACGCATCCATCCGCCCGTCCATCCGAAAGCCAACCCTACACCAAACTCTGCAGGTCTCGTGTCCTCATCACCCAACCCCATCATCACAATCTCATCCGCCCTCCCCTCGCCATCCTCCATTACCAATCTTCCGtcgcctctcctctccttcctccaaCCATCGTCCTCGCCTATAAACCTCTCACGACCCAAGAACCCACGCAGGCCGGGCGCGCAACGAGAAGAACCGACGAGCTCTCCTCATGTCGAGCCCCACGCACGTCCGCAAGGCCCTCCACCTCGCCGCCATGAAGGCCAAGCTGCAGGgcgtcgccggccaccgcctcctcctcgtcaccgccctcgccgccttcctcctcctcttctccgccCGCACGctattctcctcctcctcctcctcccgtggccCTGGCGCCGCCTCGCGGCTGAGCGGCGACGGGTCGTGCTCGAAGCTGCCGGCGCCCGTGGCCGAGGCCCTGGTGCACTACGCGACGTCGAACGTGACGCCGCAGCAGACGGCGGCGGAGATCGGGGTGTCGCTGCGCGTGCTGCAGCGCCGCTCGCCCTGCAACTTCCTGGTGTTCGGCCTCGGCCACGACAGCCCCATGTGGGCGGCGCTCAACCACGGCGGCCGCACGGTGTTCCTCGAGGAGGACGCGTCCTGGATCGCCTCCGTCCGCTCCGCGCACCCGGGCCTCGAGTCGTACCACGTCACCTACGACACCCGCCTGACCGAGGCCGACGAGCTCATCGCCCTGCGGGACCACCAGGGGTGCACCGCGcagccggacctcgccgccgccgccgaggcctcgTGCCGGCTGGCGCTGCGCGGCCTCCCCGCCGTGTTCCACGAGGTGGAGTGGGACCTCATCATGGTGGACGCGCCCACGGGGTGGACGCCCGAGGCGCCCGGGAGGATGGGCGCCATCTACACGGCCGGCATGGCGGCGCGCGCGCGGCGGCCCGGCGACGGCGCGACGGACGTGTTCGTGCACGACGTGGACCGCACGGTGGAGGACAGGTTCTCCAAGGCGTTCCTGTGCGACGCCTACCTCACGGAGCAGGTCGGCAGGATCCGGCACTTCGTCATCCCCAGCCACCGGGAGAAGCCCGGCACGCCCTTCTGCCCTCAGAACTGATTATTATCGGCTACCCGTTTTATCCTCCTTCATTATAGTAGGACTGCACACCTACCTTGATCAGGACACACACGCATGCTGAAGCCTGAAGGACGGTCATGCCATACACCATTGGAGGTAGTTAATGGCGTCAGATCGAGAAACGAGCGTTCGCGATCGAGTAGTCCGGAGAAAATCAATGTGATTTTCCTTCCATCTGCGGATGCAGTTGATAGCGGTGGTTCTAGCTCCATGGTTCCTGGTAGTTGATCAAGAGTGGAGCATGTATCATGCAAACTATATGTTGTAATTATCTGCAATGTTTCTATTAGTATTTTGGCCAGATATTTTGCTTTTGTATTGTGTGGCTCATAataaaagagatcgagatgcacgGTGAGTGAGGACAATgggattttttgttttgtttgaagCGATAATACCAgtgatgaatatatatatatatatatatatatatatatatatatatatatatatatatataagcactAGCTACTTGCATATTTTTGGAAGGCAGGCTATAGTGGTGGTTTTTTAGAGCCGGTATCAAGGCTATAGTGATGGTATCTTAGCCGGTATCATGCATTCAAGACTAGCAAACATGATGATGTGATAGATAATTACGGAAGAACAAGAAGGTTAGAGTAACGTAGATAGATACTGCATCACAATAAATGATAAGCTATTATTTATCATGCAAGACAATAAATAAGATAGGCTCATCTACACTACTACTATACACAATGAAGAtggtatcatacactagtatgatatgcatgatactaatatatgatactccaCTATGATTAGCCTAAAGACGATACAAGTTACTGATAGGTTGGAAAGTGCAGGTTAATTGCATGGCTGGTGAGTGTAATTTGGTTAATACTACAGTGCATTATTCTTCTTACCACTGAAAGGACGTCCATCGGCTTCAACATTAATCAGTCCAGTACTTGTCCATGTTCCTTTCTTTGATTGAAAGGAAGTAGGAGTACTTGTCCATGTGTGTTCTGAATTTTCTATCTGGCTAGCTGACGCTGACACTGGCAGCAGTAAGGGAGGGTGCCCCTCACCTGATTTTGATTGCTTGGTACGCTGCCCTTTTGCTAGGGCGGTGAACTGCCTGCCATTTTGTGGACAGCCGCCCGCCCCGCCTTGCTTTTCATTTCATTTCCACGGCACAGTGCCCAGGAACTGTACCTTGGCACAGGAGCTGAGTTTTGATTGCCAACGGCGTACGGGACGAGCTCCAAGAAGTTGTTTAACGAGTTCAAAAACGTGCGTGTGACGTACGTCTGATGTTTCTCTTGTTTCTAGAGGCCGGATGCATTCCAGATTTCCAATCAGTTCGATAAACGGGAAACAAGCCACTACTGTACTCCAGTAGCAACTCTGAAACCTCCCCTTGAGATCTCAAAACAGAGGCCCCAAACCTcactactccctcccttccggcaGAGACGAAGCTAGTGCATTAGagccttagagcatcttcaacaggcgcCCAACGCGGCGCGCGCAAAAAACAGCTTTAGCACGCACTCATCGCCTGGTTTGGCACGGTGCGCTGCACCCGTCCAGCAGCGCGCGTGCCGCTCCAGCAACGCGCAAAAAATGCAGCGCGcacataatttttttaattttcaaacgCATAGATAAAATAAAAACTAGATAGATTGCATAAATAAAAAACAATACAAAGATATTTTACATCGGTGCAACTAGATAGATAGTTCGAAAGCATAGATAAACTACGGCGCAACTAGATAGAAACTACTCTAAGTCGCTATCATCATCACCATTATCATCCTCAGCGGTGTCGTCCGAGGTGTCTAGCCAGATGTCCAACCACCGATCATCGTTCGGCGCGAAGAACGACTGCCCACCTGCTGCAACGATGTCGGACTGCGCATTCGCCAACGCCTTCCGCTGACGCCTTTCCAACCGCGTCTCGCGGCGCCTTCGCGTGTCCTcctcgcggcgccttgcccagtaggcctactcgtaggcgacgtcctccgggtggcgctggcgccactccgccatgacccgctcgtcctcttgggcgacgaggaggcggcgttgccgctcggcgtgctccgcacggtcttCCGCCGTGTTCAGACGATGCAGAGGGGCGAGGTTGAGCGCTTGCTGGAGCGTGTACATTTCTTGAAAGTTCATCTGGCCGCGCGGCCggcctaggcgccacgccgccgcgtcgtacgcgcgggcggcctcgcgcgccgtcccgtacgtgccgaggccgagccggagttCGCCAGAGCGTATCTCCGCGGTGTAgcagccgttggggcgcaggcggacgccgcggtaggcggacgctcctcggcggcgcggcggcatggcggcgcgtcggtcgcggggcgctggagcggcgcgtggcagagagggagaggaagaggggaagaggaAGTGTGGAGAAGTGCGTGGCGAAGCGGCGCGCAGCTTTATAGGCGCGCACGAAGCGGCGCGCCAAATCTTACGCGCGAGCTGGCGCCTTTTCGCGCGCGCGCGCAAACGGTTCCGGCGCGAGTTTGTTTCCCGCGGCCGCTAGAGCGCGGCAAACCGTCCCGCGCGCGCTAAAAGCTGAGTTTACCGCGCACGCGCGTCGTTTGgggcgtctgttggagatgctcttataggtGGCGACCGGTGAGTAAATACTACTGGTTTTCTCATGCATATAGTATAATACTAGTAGTAGAGCATCTCCAATATATGATACTCCCTTCATTCGAAAATACTTGTCCAAAAAATAATTAtatctagatttattttaattaTAGATACATCTATTTTATCTATTTTTAAGACAAATAtttctagatggagggagtataaaatacaTTAAAATTGTGTTTCAAGTAATATTTACTCCTTTCGTTCGAAAatactttttttaacacagtacagacgcaagcgttcatatactcatccctataaacgcacacacgcacaccttacccctatgagcaccttcgaaagacttaaccggcatatcattttgaaatttatgaagtcaccgtagacacctcgtcgtcgacgggaacgtctcctcccactgaatgcgcatcgtcgGAAACCCTGAAATAAATCcaccgtccaaaaatacttgtcaacaaaatggataaaaagggatgtatgtagaactaaaatacgtctagatacattccctCTTcttcattttaatgacaagtattttcggacactAAAATGTGGTTTTACATCATCAAAAACCTCTTACTCCAACAGGTGATATAAAATAAGGCATTGGTGCTCTAATAGGTGATGTAAATATAAGTTACGTATGTTACTTTCTTCGTCCTAAAATTCTTGTTTTAAATTTGTTTAAATACGAATGTATGAAGTCACGTTTTAATACTAGATACATCTGTATTTGTATCTAGacgaatttaaaaaaaaattgggacggaggaagtactaccaTGTGCAATTTTTGTCAAACGCCTTGTGCTCCAGGATTATGAAATCGAGCAGCTGCTCGTCGAAGCAAAGATGGTAGCGCCATGCCGGTCACAGAGGCCTCTCCTCCGCCTCGTTGACTCGTGCCGGCTTGGGGCCGCCCGTAATTTCGGCGACGCGGCACCGGAGATGCCGACCGAAAGGCTGCCCGGCTCAGCCGCGGCGGGCGCGCTCCTGCTCGTGGTAGGTCCGGCGGCCAGAAGTCCTACTCCGGACGATGGCCACAAGCTGCGGGAGCCATCACGGGCGCCGACGCTCCAGCCAACAGTCTAATCGGCTGAAACTCAGCGCGACGGTGAATCCAAATCGGCACGGTGGCGGATCCTCTGGTGGGTGTCCAGGGTGGCGGGGTCGCGCCGGACTTGGGGAGGATGGATGGGCGGTGGAGGCAACCTTGTCAGGCGAAATCGCTGGGGGCGGTGGTCGGGTGGAGGAGCTCGAGCGTGGTGAGAATGTTTCGTGCAGCAGTTGGGGTTGTGCATGTGACTGCTCACGTTTTGCTCGAGTGACACATCAGGCTCTATCCTCGAGTAAATAAAAATTACATATACTACATCAGCAATTGGAGCACCATTTTTGCCCTCTTGCGATGTAGAAATTTATTATTATTTCATCTACATAATCTATTGGACATGCTTTAAACTGATCACAAGGGAAAGTATTATATACTGGTGTTATGCATATGATATTATCTTCACAGTGCACAACATCATAACTTGGTATCATAATAACCTTATGATATGCGTATCACCTTATCAGATCCCCTCCCGAGTCGCTCCCTACGTGGGCGGCCCGGAGGTCCCCAGATCCCGTCGGCCGGCCCTCCCCCACTCCTCCtcatccctcgccgccgcccaagggCGCGGCCAGGCGAAGCCNNNNNNNNNNNNNNNNNNNNNNNNNNNNNNNNNNNNNNNNNNNNNNNNNNNNNNNNNNNNNNNNNNNNNNNNNNNNNNNNNNNNNNNNNNNNNNNNNNNNNNNNNNNNNNNNNNNNNNNNNNNNNNNNNNNNNNNNNNNNNNNNNNNNNNNNNNNNNNNNNNNNNNNNNNNNNNNNNNNNNNNNNNNNNNNNNNNNNNNNNNNNNNNNNNNNNNNNNNNNNNNNNNNNNNNNNNNNNNNNNNNNNNNNNNNNNNNNNNNNNNNNNNNNNNNNNNNNNNNNNNNNNNNNNNNNNNNNNNNNNNNNNNNNNNNNNNNNNNNNNNNNNNNNNNNNNNNNNNNNNNNNNNNNNNNNNNNNNNNNNNNNNNNNNNNNNNNNNNNNNNNNNNNNNNNNNNNNNTGGTGGCGGCGCCTCGGCGACTTCGCTCCCCCGCGGCAGGAGGCCTCACGATCTGGTGCGTCGCGGTcgccagggacggcggcggcgtgaccGGATCGGTTCGCGGCGGCGTGGCCAGATGTATGCCCAAGCATGGGCCTTGATCGATGGTCTGCCGTCGGCACGGTGGCGGGTGCGACTCGTCGGCAGCTGGGCAGATCCGCCGGGATTCTACCCTTCTCTGATCCTTGACAGCGCGGGCatcttcgggggaaaccctagatctccttgggatCGAGCGATGACGACGCTTTCGCGTCGTAGTCCCTCTTTAGGGCATCGCTTTGGAGTTTACTTCGGTTGAAGGGACCAGCGACGTCGGTGGTGCACGTCTGATGGAGCAACTGCCGGTGAAAATCCCGtcgactacggtcatggcggacgatgatgGCGTCTTAGATGTCGTttccttgtcgaggcatcgtcgttgcagtctgcgtcctcaggctcgggatgctccgggggaaaccctaaatctgggtcttccggatcggacgatgatggtgttttatcgctttccctcctgggggcatTGTTTTTGGAGCAAATGATGGCTAGGGGATGGTGGAGCGATACTTCGTCTCACACATTGATGGCGGTGgagatcggcggcatggcgctgtggaggctcggcgtTCGATGCGcgaagatggactcgcgcaggaggaggtagctgtctggcgtcatggtgacgtcgatgccAGAGTGGctagacaaggtagaagcctcaatataatctgaagacggacttgtggaagatggcggcgatgacacacgagtgcgtctgaccggattgtgccccagacc encodes the following:
- the LOC123104478 gene encoding glucuronoxylan 4-O-methyltransferase 1, whose amino-acid sequence is MSSPTHVRKALHLAAMKAKLQGVAGHRLLLVTALAAFLLLFSARTLFSSSSSSRGPGAASRLSGDGSCSKLPAPVAEALVHYATSNVTPQQTAAEIGVSLRVLQRRSPCNFLVFGLGHDSPMWAALNHGGRTVFLEEDASWIASVRSAHPGLESYHVTYDTRLTEADELIALRDHQGCTAQPDLAAAAEASCRLALRGLPAVFHEVEWDLIMVDAPTGWTPEAPGRMGAIYTAGMAARARRPGDGATDVFVHDVDRTVEDRFSKAFLCDAYLTEQVGRIRHFVIPSHREKPGTPFCPQN